A region of Desulfolithobacter dissulfuricans DNA encodes the following proteins:
- a CDS encoding acyltransferase, whose protein sequence is MEFQPATQSLATLRASLKEARRRPHGNVHRGKLYISPEAFHTAGTETNLCISRFSILDCTGNIHIGPWCMIGARSRIYTHDHIHQGRRPLLEQQERHGVIWQDKYIGRDVWIHENALVLYQVTEIPDGVVLGAGAVLTKNPGPYEIWAGVPARKIGDRRDLSPLEIRELVHRKPFTLKDYLGETWQTTDYTIF, encoded by the coding sequence ATGGAATTTCAACCGGCAACCCAGTCCCTGGCCACCCTGCGTGCCTCCCTGAAGGAGGCCCGCCGCCGGCCACACGGTAATGTCCACCGGGGCAAGCTCTATATCTCGCCCGAGGCCTTCCATACTGCCGGGACCGAGACCAACCTCTGTATCAGCAGATTTTCCATCCTCGACTGCACCGGTAATATCCATATAGGTCCCTGGTGCATGATCGGCGCTCGCAGCCGCATCTATACCCATGACCACATCCATCAGGGACGTCGACCGCTTCTCGAGCAGCAGGAACGGCATGGTGTCATCTGGCAGGACAAGTATATCGGTCGTGATGTGTGGATCCATGAAAATGCGTTGGTACTCTACCAGGTGACTGAAATTCCCGATGGGGTGGTCCTCGGCGCCGGGGCCGTATTGACTAAAAATCCAGGACCCTACGAGATCTGGGCCGGGGTTCCGGCCCGGAAGATCGGTGATCGGCGGGACCTCTCCCCGCTGGAGATCCGGGAACTGGTGCATCGTAAACCCTTCACCCTGAAGGATTACCTGGGCGAGACGTGGCAGACGACGGATTATACAATATTTTGA
- a CDS encoding ATP-dependent DNA helicase, with translation MIDSIEKIFGPDGILATHLDGFEPRPGQEEMARAVAEVLDFPDEFDTPPGERAECLVVEAETGLGKTLAYLVPAVLSGRRVVVSTNTRNLQDQILKHEIPFIRQYIDPSLKALCVKGRQNYLCLYRWHQLRSAAQGELFTNERADRINEWLSATIFADRAELDWLPGNSPLWQKICCQSHFCLGSDCPDGPACFLNRLRREAASSRILVVNHHLLFSDLAVRRSGYGEVLPRYEAVIFDEAHHVENVATTFFGLSFSRYQVLDLVADVERSAQSGLGGRHRDQILQQARSLDGLTHQFTDAFPPERGRFPLQQLLENRPELLSLRDTLVDGLRRLGKALENLGSGDEPWEQYGQRAADLASRLEQILSTEPADSEEDTRFVLWFERTEKNLTLSATPVDVARDLQSTLFTSVSGCIFTSATLSTGNSFGYFKKRLGLPEDTPSLSFPSPFDYRNRTLLYIPPKGFPEPAAPGYTEALHEQLRELLTLSRGRALVLFTSYQAMEQAWHSLQNTLEYPLLRQGTAPRHELLTRFGEERSSVLLGVSSFWEGVNIPGESLSLLVIDKLPFEVPSDPVIMARINRIKDNGGNPFFEFQVPRAILGLRQGVGRLMRTGRDRGVMAILDIRLYTKGYGRKFLKSLPPAPICRDLKEVEDFFADRQDGA, from the coding sequence ATGATCGATTCCATAGAAAAGATATTCGGCCCCGACGGTATCCTGGCAACCCACCTCGACGGATTCGAACCCCGGCCAGGCCAGGAGGAAATGGCCCGGGCCGTGGCCGAGGTACTGGATTTTCCGGACGAGTTTGATACCCCACCGGGGGAGCGGGCCGAGTGCCTGGTGGTGGAGGCGGAAACCGGGCTGGGCAAGACCCTGGCCTACCTGGTGCCGGCGGTCCTCTCCGGGCGGCGGGTGGTGGTGTCCACCAATACCCGCAACCTGCAGGATCAGATTCTCAAGCATGAAATCCCTTTTATCCGGCAATATATCGATCCGAGCCTGAAAGCGCTCTGCGTCAAGGGGAGGCAGAACTATCTCTGTCTCTATCGCTGGCACCAGCTCCGCAGCGCGGCCCAGGGCGAACTCTTTACCAACGAGCGGGCGGACAGGATCAACGAGTGGCTGTCCGCAACGATCTTCGCCGACCGGGCCGAACTGGACTGGCTGCCCGGCAACTCGCCCCTGTGGCAGAAGATATGCTGCCAGTCCCATTTCTGCCTCGGCAGCGACTGTCCGGACGGCCCGGCCTGCTTTCTCAACCGGCTCCGCCGGGAAGCCGCCTCTTCACGGATCCTGGTGGTCAACCATCACCTGCTCTTTTCCGACCTGGCTGTCCGCCGTTCCGGATACGGGGAGGTTCTGCCCCGGTACGAGGCGGTGATCTTTGACGAGGCCCACCACGTGGAAAACGTGGCCACCACCTTTTTTGGTCTCTCCTTTTCCCGCTACCAGGTCCTCGACCTGGTGGCAGATGTGGAGCGCAGCGCCCAGAGCGGTCTCGGCGGTCGACATCGGGACCAGATCCTGCAGCAGGCCCGCTCCCTGGACGGTCTGACCCACCAGTTTACCGATGCCTTTCCCCCTGAGCGGGGACGTTTTCCCCTGCAGCAGCTCCTGGAAAACAGGCCCGAACTGCTGAGCCTGCGTGATACCCTGGTGGATGGCCTGCGTCGTCTTGGCAAGGCCCTGGAAAACCTCGGCAGCGGCGACGAGCCCTGGGAACAGTATGGCCAGCGGGCGGCGGATCTTGCCAGCCGGCTGGAACAGATACTGAGTACCGAGCCTGCCGACAGCGAGGAGGATACCCGGTTTGTCCTCTGGTTTGAGCGGACCGAAAAAAACCTCACCCTGTCCGCCACCCCGGTGGACGTGGCCCGGGACCTGCAGTCCACCCTCTTTACCTCGGTCAGCGGCTGCATCTTCACCTCGGCCACCCTGTCCACCGGCAACTCCTTTGGTTATTTCAAAAAACGGTTGGGGCTGCCCGAGGACACCCCATCCCTTTCCTTTCCCTCACCCTTTGATTACCGCAACCGGACCCTGCTCTACATTCCACCAAAAGGCTTCCCCGAGCCCGCCGCCCCTGGATATACCGAGGCCCTCCATGAACAGCTCCGGGAGCTTCTCACCCTTTCCCGGGGACGGGCCCTGGTTCTTTTCACCAGCTACCAGGCCATGGAACAGGCCTGGCACAGCCTGCAAAATACCCTGGAGTATCCCCTGCTGCGTCAGGGAACCGCGCCCCGCCACGAGCTGTTGACCCGGTTTGGCGAGGAACGATCCTCGGTGCTCCTCGGAGTTTCCAGTTTCTGGGAAGGGGTCAATATCCCGGGTGAATCGCTGAGCCTTCTCGTCATCGACAAATTACCGTTTGAAGTCCCCAGCGACCCTGTTATTATGGCCCGGATCAATCGAATAAAAGACAACGGTGGCAACCCTTTTTTCGAATTCCAGGTCCCCCGGGCCATCCTTGGCCTGCGCCAGGGGGTGGGTCGGCTCATGCGCACCGGCAGAGACCGCGGCGTCATGGCCATCCTCGATATCCGGCTCTACACCAAGGGCTATGGCAGGAAATTTCTAAAGAGTCTGCCCCCGGCCCCGATCTGCCGTGATCTCAAGGAGGTGGAGGATTTTTTTGCCGACCGGCAGGATGGAGCATAA
- a CDS encoding response regulator — protein MSKDDPLQPECSPSSLPREQLLEEREAIVIVDDYPELVHLVADFLREKGFPVLTAASAAGLREHLEQHPVALVLLDIGLPDGDGRELLPELKQQFPDTSIIMLTAVTDLQTALACLRLGADDYLTKPLQFTDFLQTVCRVLEKRRLTINNRRYQLQLEQAHFRIGLLHELTMKMNSAYLSMTELDEILQAILVGITAREGLGFNRAFLALFDDEGEVLEGRLAIGPGRREDAGDIWREMREKELGFQEILDSIKAHCFTGDSEVNRIVQAMRVEGWHDDHILIRAVRERRSINVKEGQSDCPVDPGLIGLLQEESFVVVPLYSPSRALGVLIADHFVTRESITEDLIRALESFASQASLAIEHCHLYMSMERKIRELEAMTRELEKNKDMLVEAERYSALGHMAAQLAHNIRNPITSIGGTARLLARKTSDPEWLKFLNMMTREATRIEKTLIDLFSFVEQTEPVRRSVSLYQLIQKSLVLCYSTMQRYHIVHELILPEPEPVLDIDPDQIGQVLVHLIRNAVEAMASGGRLTIEVQRHGDEIAIIVRDTGVGIADFNLERATAPFFTTKTYGTGMGLTLVKRIVKDHGGRLEIQSGTGENGGTEVVVSLPASPMP, from the coding sequence ATGTCCAAGGACGATCCCCTGCAGCCCGAATGTTCCCCCTCTTCCCTGCCCAGGGAACAGCTTCTCGAAGAACGGGAGGCGATCGTCATTGTCGACGATTACCCGGAACTTGTCCACCTTGTGGCCGATTTTCTCCGTGAGAAGGGTTTTCCCGTGCTGACTGCTGCTTCGGCGGCCGGGCTGCGTGAGCATCTGGAGCAGCATCCGGTGGCCCTGGTTCTGCTGGATATCGGCCTGCCTGATGGTGATGGCAGGGAGCTGCTGCCGGAACTGAAACAGCAGTTTCCCGACACCTCCATCATCATGCTCACCGCGGTGACCGATCTCCAGACGGCGCTGGCCTGTTTACGCCTCGGCGCCGACGATTACCTCACCAAGCCGCTCCAGTTCACCGATTTTCTCCAGACGGTCTGCCGGGTGCTTGAAAAGCGACGTTTGACCATCAACAACCGTCGCTATCAGCTGCAGCTCGAACAGGCCCATTTCCGGATCGGTCTCCTGCACGAGTTGACCATGAAAATGAATTCGGCCTACCTGAGCATGACCGAGCTCGATGAGATACTCCAGGCTATTCTGGTGGGAATCACGGCCCGGGAAGGGCTGGGCTTCAACCGGGCCTTTCTTGCCCTTTTTGACGACGAGGGTGAGGTGCTTGAAGGGCGGCTGGCCATCGGCCCGGGCCGGCGGGAGGATGCCGGGGATATCTGGCGTGAAATGCGGGAGAAGGAGCTTGGCTTTCAGGAGATTCTCGACAGTATCAAGGCCCACTGCTTCACCGGAGACAGCGAGGTTAACCGGATTGTCCAGGCCATGCGGGTGGAGGGCTGGCATGACGATCATATCCTGATTCGGGCGGTCCGGGAACGGCGTTCCATCAATGTGAAGGAAGGGCAAAGTGACTGCCCGGTGGATCCTGGCCTGATCGGTCTTTTGCAGGAGGAGTCCTTTGTGGTGGTGCCCCTCTATTCCCCCAGCCGCGCTCTGGGGGTGTTGATCGCTGATCATTTTGTCACCAGGGAGTCCATCACCGAGGACCTGATCCGGGCCCTGGAGAGTTTCGCAAGCCAGGCCAGCCTGGCCATCGAACACTGCCATCTCTACATGTCCATGGAACGCAAGATCCGTGAGTTGGAGGCCATGACCCGCGAGTTGGAGAAGAACAAGGACATGCTGGTCGAGGCGGAACGGTATTCCGCCCTGGGTCACATGGCGGCCCAGCTGGCACATAATATTCGCAACCCCATTACCTCCATAGGCGGTACCGCCAGGTTGCTTGCCAGGAAGACCAGTGATCCCGAGTGGCTCAAGTTTCTCAACATGATGACCCGGGAGGCCACCAGGATCGAAAAGACCCTCATCGATCTCTTCTCCTTTGTCGAACAGACGGAACCGGTGCGCAGGTCCGTATCGCTCTACCAGCTGATTCAGAAATCCCTGGTTCTCTGCTACAGCACAATGCAGCGCTACCATATAGTCCATGAACTGATCCTGCCGGAGCCGGAACCGGTTCTGGATATCGATCCGGACCAGATTGGCCAGGTACTGGTACACTTGATCCGCAACGCGGTGGAGGCCATGGCCAGCGGCGGCCGGCTGACCATCGAGGTGCAGCGCCATGGGGACGAAATCGCGATCATTGTACGAGACACCGGCGTGGGCATAGCTGATTTCAACCTGGAGCGCGCCACCGCGCCTTTCTTCACCACCAAGACCTATGGCACCGGCATGGGGCTGACCCTGGTCAAACGTATCGTCAAGGACCATGGCGGCCGACTGGAGATACAGTCCGGAACCGGAGAGAACGGGGGGACGGAGGTCGTGGTTTCCCTGCCTGCCTCGCCGATGCCCTGA
- a CDS encoding FG-GAP-like repeat-containing protein, protein MILSSPRSSILLFLFLFLTISTVKGQTAPNGARESKVVFLPFSIEIQGPYDYLGDGLASILATRLASRAPIIALHKTSETRKLTHDLQSGRQQPVRDILKQQGADYLVLGSVAENREENTTRISVFVLGGENSQLRMFSRPIGDIGEAVQAVDSLAWDIAADVFSIPRPDTTASADTTKGRQDGLDGFETAHPERAFKEGIYQDTGSGLAGAKDFSLLMARKSRELDVDPADMDVADLDGDGTQEIVLATRQALHIYQYVDEHFSKKGVIDLADYIAIHAINIADLDGNGRREIYVSASNRTEPASAIIEWNGKQATIIRQNVPWYLRPSVDPTRKQILLGQKSGIDSPVGETIYELNYGPDNVLQPVQKISIPPGYTLFDFALVDLDQDGSQEIIGLDRGNKMHIFDRQGVELWKSGASYGASRNYYGTKSISSEMMFKIHTRIAARDMNGDGKPDLIIGRNRLTHVPYLKKMQYFEGSSIAGLSWKDGRMYTLWETGKLPGYTAGYQVVPAGDQAQDGRIRLYFSQSPESYPMFFFGSKACTIHMYEMGKKVTR, encoded by the coding sequence ATGATCCTGTCGTCACCGCGTTCCTCCATTCTGTTGTTCCTGTTTCTTTTTCTGACGATTTCCACGGTAAAAGGCCAGACCGCCCCGAACGGAGCCCGGGAAAGTAAAGTTGTTTTCCTCCCTTTTTCCATTGAAATACAGGGCCCATATGACTACCTGGGCGATGGGCTTGCCTCCATCCTGGCCACGCGGCTGGCCAGCCGGGCACCCATTATCGCCCTGCACAAGACCAGCGAGACCAGGAAACTGACCCATGATCTCCAGTCCGGCAGGCAGCAGCCGGTCCGCGACATCCTGAAACAACAGGGAGCGGATTATCTTGTCCTTGGCAGTGTGGCTGAAAACAGGGAAGAGAACACCACCAGGATATCGGTCTTTGTCCTTGGCGGCGAAAACTCACAGCTCCGGATGTTTTCGCGGCCCATTGGCGATATCGGCGAAGCGGTCCAGGCCGTGGACAGCCTGGCCTGGGATATCGCCGCCGATGTCTTTTCAATTCCGAGACCGGACACCACCGCGTCTGCCGACACCACCAAAGGTCGACAGGACGGCCTGGACGGATTCGAAACCGCCCATCCCGAACGGGCCTTCAAGGAAGGCATTTACCAGGACACCGGATCCGGGCTGGCCGGTGCAAAAGATTTCAGCCTGCTCATGGCCCGCAAGAGCCGCGAACTGGATGTGGACCCTGCGGACATGGACGTCGCCGACCTGGACGGAGACGGCACCCAGGAAATCGTTCTGGCCACCCGCCAGGCGCTGCACATCTATCAGTATGTGGATGAACACTTCAGCAAGAAGGGCGTCATCGATCTGGCGGACTATATCGCCATCCATGCCATCAATATCGCGGACCTGGACGGCAACGGCCGCCGGGAAATCTATGTCAGTGCCAGCAACCGCACAGAGCCCGCCTCGGCGATTATCGAGTGGAACGGCAAGCAGGCGACCATTATCCGACAGAACGTGCCCTGGTACCTGCGCCCCAGTGTCGATCCGACCAGAAAACAGATCCTCCTCGGCCAGAAAAGCGGCATCGACAGCCCCGTGGGCGAGACCATTTACGAGCTGAATTATGGACCGGACAATGTCCTGCAGCCGGTGCAGAAAATCTCCATCCCGCCGGGCTACACCCTGTTTGATTTCGCCCTGGTGGACCTGGACCAGGATGGATCCCAGGAAATCATCGGCCTGGACCGGGGCAACAAGATGCACATCTTTGACCGGCAGGGAGTGGAGTTGTGGAAATCCGGCGCCAGTTACGGGGCCAGCAGGAACTATTACGGCACCAAATCCATTTCCAGCGAAATGATGTTCAAGATTCACACCAGGATCGCTGCCCGCGACATGAACGGCGACGGCAAGCCCGACCTGATCATCGGTCGCAACCGACTCACCCACGTGCCCTACCTGAAAAAAATGCAGTACTTTGAGGGCAGTTCCATCGCTGGCCTCAGCTGGAAGGATGGAAGAATGTATACCCTGTGGGAAACCGGCAAGTTGCCGGGCTACACCGCCGGGTACCAGGTTGTTCCGGCCGGTGACCAGGCACAGGACGGAAGGATCCGTCTCTACTTCTCCCAGTCACCGGAGAGTTATCCGATGTTTTTCTTCGGCTCCAAGGCCTGCACCATCCACATGTATGAGATGGGAAAGAAAGTGACCCGGTGA
- a CDS encoding MFS transporter has protein sequence MVLTSAMAHGQTTPREPGRLTTLVAGLGTGITWIALLLHERSTRNPLLPLRLIRQRFLAMAILSSMLSFMVLFFVILLIPFYLANVRELGSDTIGFVMMAIPLCVFFVAPVAGRLYDRIGARIVATTGLLCCLLSLVLLTGLSRNTPLGGIGASLALLGFGQAMFLAPNSASALAGVNNHQAGVTSSLLATARNMGMLLGTALAALLFSWYFSRLTGGLDMKDYRPELAPAFLSALRRTFQVGCLLAFGAVAASWNRGEKS, from the coding sequence GTGGTGCTCACCAGCGCCATGGCCCACGGCCAGACCACCCCCCGGGAACCCGGCCGTCTGACAACCCTGGTTGCCGGACTTGGCACCGGGATCACCTGGATCGCCCTGCTCCTGCACGAACGTTCCACCCGCAACCCACTGCTTCCCCTCCGACTGATCAGACAACGTTTTCTGGCCATGGCCATTCTTTCGTCCATGCTCTCTTTCATGGTCCTCTTTTTTGTCATCCTCCTCATCCCGTTCTACCTGGCCAACGTCCGGGAGCTTGGTTCAGACACCATCGGCTTTGTGATGATGGCCATTCCCCTGTGCGTATTCTTTGTCGCCCCTGTGGCCGGTAGACTGTACGACCGGATCGGGGCGAGAATCGTCGCCACCACCGGCCTTCTCTGCTGCCTGCTCAGCCTGGTTCTCCTCACCGGTCTGTCCAGAAACACGCCTCTTGGAGGTATTGGCGCCAGCCTGGCTCTTCTCGGTTTTGGCCAGGCCATGTTCCTGGCCCCCAACTCGGCCTCGGCCCTGGCCGGGGTCAACAATCACCAGGCCGGGGTCACCTCGAGCCTGCTGGCCACGGCCCGGAACATGGGTATGCTGCTGGGGACCGCGCTGGCTGCCCTGCTTTTTTCCTGGTATTTTTCCCGCCTCACCGGCGGGCTGGACATGAAAGATTATCGGCCGGAACTTGCACCCGCCTTTCTCTCGGCCCTCAGGCGTACCTTTCAGGTCGGTTGTCTTCTTGCTTTTGGCGCTGTGGCGGCCTCGTGGAATCGAGGCGAAAAAAGTTGA
- a CDS encoding HEAT repeat domain-containing protein: MSSHPAATGEVSDETLLEVIGDFLEMGHVENIVAMFKAEPRYYDWTGDLLRDERFAVRLGVSVLFEYLVEQRPDQVELAIDSLVRQLDNNTPTWIRGEAVSVLGIIGTEKALAHVHPLVNDPDPQVAEVARDIVGQETEPNLPGS, translated from the coding sequence ATGTCATCACACCCTGCAGCCACCGGTGAAGTCAGCGATGAAACCCTGCTTGAAGTGATCGGTGACTTTCTGGAAATGGGCCATGTGGAAAACATTGTCGCCATGTTCAAGGCCGAACCGCGGTACTACGACTGGACCGGGGACCTGCTCCGGGACGAACGGTTCGCCGTCCGGCTGGGTGTTTCGGTCCTGTTTGAATACCTGGTGGAACAGCGGCCCGACCAGGTGGAGCTGGCCATCGATTCCCTGGTTCGCCAACTGGACAACAACACGCCGACCTGGATCAGGGGCGAAGCGGTCAGCGTTCTGGGAATCATTGGCACGGAAAAAGCCCTTGCCCACGTGCACCCCCTGGTCAACGACCCTGACCCGCAGGTAGCCGAAGTGGCCAGAGACATTGTCGGACAGGAAACAGAGCCGAATCTGCCAGGTTCCTGA
- a CDS encoding porin has translation MKKVIAAAAGLMLVGAMASAAVAEVSLSGDARVRYVYKDSYDFGATTKDGWDYFDSRIRVKVDAKAKGGAFMKARMRFDDYKWDGQGWGAYTEDKNIWVDYGYIGIPMGNVTLMGGRMVGNFSEFFSYDTRPSRVMLQYKAGGLTVKALVDTKDDANVGDNGPTDVNDDNDFRAYGLVVSSKINDAWSVKAYARYQDDERIEDISTTTVIDDLDNSFAVQDGDSIELNTVTTTTPHTDASGFLGSIHLDGKVDALSIAAELAYKESDVQGTDDNGIGLYANLAYAMGAMTPSVNIGITRNGYTADGDFGWIMIGDIEPLSVVSNVGDSSTEWWWIAPTVKYAISDNMSLTGNLVYVDFSDDDNNPATNLDGSAFELSAMLKYTVSEGADLYFGAGMLAPDFDDPTAADDTAFGAMAKMQIKF, from the coding sequence ATGAAGAAAGTAATTGCTGCAGCTGCCGGCCTGATGCTGGTCGGCGCCATGGCTTCCGCCGCCGTGGCCGAGGTTAGCCTGAGTGGTGATGCCCGTGTCCGCTACGTCTACAAGGACAGCTATGATTTCGGTGCCACCACCAAGGATGGCTGGGACTACTTTGATTCCCGTATCCGGGTAAAAGTTGATGCCAAGGCAAAAGGCGGCGCCTTCATGAAGGCCCGGATGCGCTTTGACGACTACAAGTGGGATGGCCAAGGCTGGGGTGCCTACACTGAAGACAAAAACATCTGGGTTGACTACGGCTACATCGGTATTCCCATGGGTAATGTTACCCTGATGGGTGGCCGCATGGTCGGCAACTTCTCCGAGTTCTTCTCCTATGATACCCGTCCCAGCCGGGTCATGCTTCAGTATAAAGCCGGCGGCCTGACCGTCAAGGCCCTGGTGGACACCAAGGATGATGCCAACGTTGGCGACAACGGCCCGACCGATGTCAATGACGACAACGACTTCCGCGCCTACGGTCTTGTTGTTTCCAGCAAGATCAACGACGCCTGGTCGGTAAAGGCATACGCCCGGTACCAGGATGACGAGCGGATCGAAGACATCTCCACAACTACTGTCATCGACGACCTTGATAACAGCTTCGCAGTTCAGGATGGTGACAGCATTGAGCTGAACACCGTTACCACCACTACCCCCCATACTGACGCTTCCGGTTTCCTCGGTTCTATTCATCTGGACGGTAAGGTTGACGCTCTGAGCATTGCAGCCGAGCTGGCCTACAAGGAGTCCGACGTACAGGGAACCGATGATAACGGCATCGGTCTGTATGCAAACCTTGCCTACGCCATGGGCGCCATGACTCCGTCTGTCAACATCGGTATCACCCGCAACGGTTATACCGCTGACGGTGACTTCGGCTGGATCATGATCGGTGACATCGAGCCTCTGTCTGTGGTTTCCAATGTCGGTGACAGCAGCACCGAGTGGTGGTGGATCGCCCCGACCGTCAAGTACGCCATCAGCGACAACATGAGCCTGACCGGTAACCTGGTCTATGTTGACTTCAGCGATGACGACAACAATCCGGCCACCAACCTCGACGGTTCTGCCTTCGAGCTGTCCGCCATGCTCAAGTACACCGTATCCGAAGGAGCTGACCTCTACTTCGGCGCCGGTATGCTGGCCCCGGATTTCGACGATCCCACCGCAGCCGACGACACCGCTTTCGGTGCCATGGCCAAAATGCAGATCAAATTCTAA
- a CDS encoding polyprenyl synthetase family protein: protein MSLQLSPADITRLKDAAGRENSLVEETMRHDLAQCLAGNDPLLIEVLEYALFGGGKRIRPLLAILSARICGCDDDAIYRLAAAFEYLHVATLIHDDVIDHAATRRGREAVGAKYGMAAAILAGDWLHARSMYLIGHLAGPEGLEVFCSATTAMVDGEFLQLRHVANPSVSSQQYFDVIERKTGRLISSTCEIGAIFAGATPGQREALRTYGARIGAAFQVIDDLLDYLGDQEATGKKTGNDFIEGKLTLPLIHTLGAASATDRSTISDCILGDRDDAAAYATICSMMEQYDGYATARKTAEELVAGGIGALDIFRDGCQEIYGLLRTLALYILSRNS from the coding sequence ATGAGCCTTCAACTATCTCCCGCAGACATCACCAGGCTCAAAGATGCCGCAGGCCGGGAAAACTCTCTGGTGGAAGAGACCATGCGCCACGACCTGGCCCAGTGCCTGGCCGGCAACGATCCCCTGCTCATCGAAGTGCTCGAATACGCCCTCTTTGGCGGTGGCAAACGGATCCGTCCCCTGCTGGCCATTCTTTCAGCCCGGATCTGCGGCTGCGACGACGATGCCATTTACCGCCTTGCCGCAGCCTTTGAATACCTGCATGTGGCGACCCTGATCCATGACGACGTCATCGACCATGCCGCCACCCGGCGGGGTCGGGAGGCTGTGGGGGCGAAATATGGCATGGCAGCCGCCATCCTGGCCGGTGACTGGCTTCATGCCCGTTCCATGTACCTCATCGGGCACCTGGCCGGGCCCGAGGGTCTGGAAGTGTTCTGCAGCGCCACCACCGCCATGGTGGACGGCGAGTTCCTCCAGCTGCGTCACGTGGCCAACCCCTCGGTAAGCAGCCAGCAGTACTTTGATGTCATCGAGCGGAAAACCGGTCGTCTGATCAGTTCTACCTGTGAAATCGGCGCTATTTTCGCAGGTGCCACCCCCGGGCAGCGGGAGGCCCTGCGCACCTACGGGGCCCGGATCGGCGCCGCCTTCCAGGTGATCGACGACCTGCTCGACTACCTGGGCGACCAGGAGGCCACGGGCAAGAAAACAGGCAATGATTTCATCGAGGGCAAACTCACCCTGCCCCTTATCCATACCCTGGGAGCTGCCTCGGCGACAGACCGCTCCACCATTTCCGACTGCATCCTGGGCGACCGGGACGATGCCGCCGCCTACGCCACGATCTGTTCGATGATGGAACAGTACGACGGCTATGCCACGGCCAGGAAGACCGCCGAGGAGTTGGTGGCCGGGGGAATTGGCGCCCTGGATATTTTCCGGGACGGGTGTCAGGAAATCTACGGGCTGCTGCGCACCCTGGCCCTGTACATCCTGTCGCGGAACAGCTGA
- a CDS encoding divergent polysaccharide deacetylase family protein: MTGLQNFLFFFFSRGGLCSLLIGLVLGLGLAGCRDRQEPERADRPGRITAETVQARATAPTPAPPPFEEPDLPEPEVASGAGEETESGCCGGTGPVEIVPRIAIIIDDMGYHEKLGNRLIGLDMNLTFSFLPHAPFTLHQEELAYLAGRDILVHLPMEARNPAWDPGPGTLHVTDPPEILRSITRDNLLAVPHAIGANNHMGSKFTEDPAAMRQVLSVLARHGFFFIDSYTTPKSTGMKEAKKLGLPTGRRHVFLDNVHNQKDVCRQLERLVEKARADGWAIGIGHPNQATLQALTSCRDRLLRNARIVGVQELLQGG; encoded by the coding sequence ATGACCGGCCTGCAAAATTTTTTATTTTTCTTTTTCTCCAGGGGCGGTCTGTGCTCTCTTCTTATCGGCCTGGTCCTGGGACTTGGTCTGGCTGGATGTCGTGACAGGCAGGAACCGGAACGTGCTGACAGGCCTGGCAGGATAACGGCCGAAACCGTCCAGGCCAGGGCAACCGCTCCCACGCCAGCCCCCCCTCCCTTTGAAGAGCCCGACCTGCCTGAACCCGAGGTCGCGTCCGGGGCCGGTGAGGAGACTGAATCCGGTTGTTGCGGCGGGACCGGGCCGGTGGAGATCGTGCCGAGGATCGCCATCATCATCGACGACATGGGGTACCATGAGAAGCTTGGCAACCGGCTGATCGGGCTGGACATGAACCTCACCTTCTCCTTTCTGCCCCACGCGCCCTTCACCCTGCACCAGGAAGAACTGGCCTACCTGGCCGGGCGCGACATCCTGGTCCATCTGCCCATGGAGGCCAGGAATCCGGCCTGGGACCCGGGGCCAGGCACCCTCCATGTCACGGATCCGCCGGAGATACTACGATCGATCACCCGGGACAACCTGCTGGCCGTTCCCCACGCCATCGGCGCCAACAACCACATGGGGTCAAAGTTCACCGAAGATCCCGCAGCCATGCGCCAGGTTTTGTCGGTCCTGGCCAGACACGGGTTCTTTTTCATCGACTCCTACACCACCCCAAAGAGCACCGGCATGAAGGAAGCAAAGAAGCTGGGCCTGCCCACCGGTCGACGGCATGTGTTCCTGGATAACGTCCACAATCAGAAAGACGTCTGCCGGCAACTGGAACGGCTGGTGGAAAAGGCAAGAGCAGACGGCTGGGCCATCGGCATCGGTCATCCCAACCAGGCCACCCTGCAGGCACTGACCAGCTGCCGGGACCGGTTGCTAAGA